Part of the Ornithodoros turicata isolate Travis chromosome 6, ASM3712646v1, whole genome shotgun sequence genome, ATCGTGCTCGGTCGTACGCGTGGGGACCTGCGAGTCGTCTCCTGCGGCCAAGTCCCATGACGGCCGACGCAGGACGCGGTGCAGAGTGGTGAAGGGCAGAATAATGGTATTCCCGCAAAAGTTGGTGCAGGGAGTGCTCCAAGACATGCTTGTGGTCCAGACGCGCTGGAGGGGGTACCGGTTTGCGATCCTGCGTCGAGTGGAccatcattcgagattataaaTATTCTCAACAGTGTGTGACAGACCTAAAAAGCTCCCAGTGGGAACAGAAAAATGTTGCTGCTTAATATTTTCGCCGTAAACATGCTGAGTAACAGAAAAACTAAGTATAGGTAATTGTGGAGTACCTGAAGGGTACGATGACAGAGTCCAATGCAGAGCTGAATACCCGGAAACAAGGATGTCGTGATTTCGTTTCCCACCACCAAGTTTGGAATTGATGGCTGGAGTTGAACAGCCTCACGGGCCAGCTGAAATTAATTCGTAAACCATTCTCGTGTTAACCCTCGGTGCATTCTCGCATCAAAACCAGGACCCCAAACGCCATCAAttagattttaaaaaaatgtcaaaTTCTATTGGAGACGAGGTGATGCCCAACACAGTCCCACCAAGGTGAATTTAGCAGTTATTATAACGTAAAGCCCCTCCCTAGCTTTCTGCGGTGGAAAACGGACATTTCAAACGAGGGAAGGTAGGCATTAAGCAGGCTTTGTTTGATGAGCAGGAAGAAAATCCCTCGAAGCCTCATAGATGGCTCTGGTTTAGCCTACAACATGAACAGCAGACAAAAAAGGATAGCTGCCGTTCTACCTGAGAGAAGAGTTCCCTGCAGAAGAGCACATTCTGAGCGGCTTCCAGTCGCTGTTGCCATGCGCTGTCTGGATTAGAAAATGCGTTCTGCGGCAGGTTGATGCTGAGCTGGCCGCTCGCTATTGTCTCCGTATCTGTTAGGAGAAATGGGCTCGGTATAAGCCAAGCTTCCTTCCGTTCTTTCGGACAATGTCACATAGAGATGTCCAACACTGTGTCTCTAGGCATTCCAATGGTTCATCAGAATTGTATACTacgtgaaataaaaaaaaggagctCGGCTTTCCCGTAGTGAAGCAAACACGCTAATTTGCGAGACTGTTATCCTCCGCAAATTTAATTGCAGACATGCAGGGCGTCCCACGTAACAGTCGCCGAGCTTTAAAGAAAAAAGTTGTATTTGTGGATGAAACCAACTGCATGTCGTTAAGAATCGCCGAAGGCTGATAGTCAATATTTTTCATTTACACTCATCGGCTTATTAATTAAAATTAacaaactttttaattagggactcgagagccaaaatgtcaatgggCAGGTCATAGAGTAAGTTGATGCATTTTCGAATAAGCTGTCCTAAACAAAGTAAATGCTAAACAAAGTAAATGTCCTAAACAAAGTAAATGCTCTGCCAGACAGGGTTTATTTTTCACGTTAGCCTCGGAATAAACGTTGCTGTGGCAAATGCGTGAGTGTGTTACAAGGGTGACGCATGAGCCGGCAGTCCGGCAGTACTCTTTTAAATTTCACTGGCTTTCTTTTTCAGCAGGAAAAAAGAAACCCCTAACGCTTTGAGGACACTTTATTCGAAAGTGTCCCAACTTACCCCGTAACCTGTTCACTGACACTTTGGCTCTCGAGTGACTAAATAAAAAGCTATTTAATTGACTTCTAGTTAGCTAATTTGCATAAACAAGAAAATACTGGTTATCAGCTTTGAGGACTCTCAACAACATGCACTTGGTTTCATCCACGAAACCGTGCGCGTTTAGGCGACTGTCAAGTGGGACAACCTGTATAATATGATGCCACTCTAAGGAGACTGCAAAGATAAACTGGCGCCATTTCGTCTTTTCAGGTTTATCCGACTGTGGGTCCAAATCCCTACACCATGCTTCAGGAAGCATTCACAATCAAAGGAGACAGATGATGACTGCAGAAGGCAGGCAGAACGTGTAAGCTATCTGTTCCCTCAGGACAGCAGTCCCACAGCACAGGATGCTGACAGGATACATGCTGGGGGGGACAAGCTAAGTCAGATAATATATCATATAATCTGTATCAAATAGTATAGGACAACTACGCTAGGAACTTTTGCAAAGGATGACAAAGACAAAACGTTCTCAGTACGGATGCAATATAGAGAAGCGAGACACCTTTCTGGATGGTGACTTGGATGTAGGAAATGCCCTCGAGCTCCGAGGGCAGGGTCACCTTGAGGGAGCTGCCTCTCGGGGGAGCACCAGAAGTCCCAATTTCGGGGGTTGTTGGCTGTTTGGTGATGGCCAGAGCCTGGGCACTCTTGGAAACCTCGAAGGTACCGCTTTGCCAGAAGCGGGAACCAGCTGCAATGCTTCAAGATTAGTCTCTCGCTAGCTCTTATTAGTTGGCTCACAGCAATGATCGTAACCTCGTAAATGCGTTCAGCCGGAGAATGGCACAAAATGCTTAAATCTCTAATAGGATTGAGCTCGTGCTAACAGCGCTAAAGTTGGACAAGACGGAACACGAATCACACACACCGAGGCACCAACAAATGACTGGGGCACGgtacaagaaagaaagaaaggacggGAAATTTACTAGGCGTTTCTAATCGAGAGGGCAGAGGACCGATGTGTGAGCACTGCTTCCATTTTATTGGGTGAAGATGAGATAAGCTTGAGGTCGTCTCTATCTCCGCTGGTTCTGTTAGTAAACTGTTGAGAGTCGTGTTGAGGTTCGTGCCTCATCCTGTCCAATTTTAGCGCGTTTACCGCAAGTTCAATGTTGCATCAACAGGCTCAAAGAGGAGTCTTATATCCCTAATCAAGGTTACCCTGCTGAAAAAATCCTACTCTAGCATCTCCACTTATAGGGCTCCTATACTAGTTTTGGCATACTGCTTGTTGCAACATAGAGTAATAAGACGAGTCATTGCAGTCAGTAGCAACAATGTAACATTCTTAGGTTGTCAATATCCTGATAGTGTTTAAGATTTGTTTACCTTTTAGCGGatatctttttaaaatcgtgtCACATCACAGAAATCACTTCACTGTAGCACGTGCCTAAGGCACTACGTACTAAGGCTACTGAGGACAGCACCGAGGATCCTCCTTCACCATTTAACTCCAGATGGATACACGAGTAAAGAAACCCGTTAAAAGTCCGACAATCAGCAACATCCTGCGACACACATTTTTCGCCAATCGAGTCTCGCATCAGATTGACTTTGTAATTCTCGATATCTCATCTAagatattaaagaaacagttaTGCTCCAGCAACAGGAATAAAGGCATTACCACTACGATACGAAAGGTCTCCCAAAATGGTGTTGCCGACTTTTTTAAGTCGCCAATTCTGGCGCATGTGCAGCAGCTCAACGTGAAAATCAGGCACAAGACGCATCCTTCCGGCCGCCTCCGCCTGGGATGTCCGCAGGCACTCCGCACCATTGAGAAGCGTCGTTGCCGCTGATGCCaaagcctgaaaaaaaaaaaaaaaaaaacgcggatTACAAACGACGATATTTTCTCGTAAACACGACACCAAGAAGACATCCTCGAGGATAAACAGATACCACTATGTTCAGCATCGACCGACAATCTACATTGGCCCCTTTTCTCGAGGCCATGGAATTccagcatactctcaacatctgcCACGTGCTCCATCAAATTGCGTCACTATTTCGTGTGCAACTCTCAATACCTTGGTCAGcaaaggaataaaatgacaccacAGTTTCCAAGTCGACTGGAATGGATGTGCCCATCCCTTTAAACCTGCAGTTTCAAAAATGCTTACAACCCTCCCTTTGTGAGACATCTAAGTATAGGAAACTGCGAGAGGAGAAAGGTCTTTACCTTTTTCTTTGCCAACATCATGGCTACTGGTTTATGCTCGGGTTGTTCTTGCGACACCGGATCCAACACCATGTAGTGCTTCTGTTTGGCAATGTTGAGGACATCCGACAGGACACTCACTTCAGTCAGGGCATTTCTGAGTGGAAAAGACTAGTTTAACCATAATTACGTGGCTTAATAATAATAGGCAACCACGAGAAGCACCACAGTCGTATTTTGTCGCAGGTTCCATAACGCACATTCAAACCTCTGCCCATGGAACCCGTGACGGAAGATGACACGTTTAAAATGACAGCCTCATACTGAAGCTAAACAAACCCATGCTCCGAGTGCCCAGTAATTTATCGTCAGTGTTAGCGGATCATGCGGAAGAATCACTTTTTGACGAAGAAGATGAAGTTGTGTCGCTAGATGATGACAACGAGGACAGGGTACAAACCGTAGCTTTGAGCGGACAGAATCCCACGGCCAGAGAGAAGGCTGGAAAGAGGCCTTTTGCTCTTCACCGGAAGCGGACGTGTCCATGGCTGAATCCAGTGAACTGCCATCCGTCTTCCCAAAGTCGATCTTCTGGGCCAACTTGGTGAGGTTCTCGGACATGGAACATGGCCTGCAAGGGACATCATGAACAAGGAGTACTTGAGCTTTTCTATTAATGTTATTGTTAATTACCTCCTCTCCCTTTTTTCTGTCCACTGATATCTCTCGATCTTATCTCATGCAACTTTCATCTCACACACAAATTTTATCACAGTGACTGCAATGAATGGGGTAGGCTTTGCAAACATGTTCAGAAGCATACACAAAACGTGAAAGATTTGTATAATGTCGATATATCTGCGCCAATCTAGCTGAAATAAAGCACTTTAAACCACATACAATTAAACTATTGTGAAACATTCTAAATTGAAAGCAACTTGTTGAGTAGTGTTCGTAATACCGGCTGGCGATACTTACTGAACGTAAATTTCTTGTCCATCGTACGCTATCTCTTGCACTTGATACTCCTGCCCAGCTTCAACGCTTATGTTAACCGATGTTGCAGGTGTAGACATGATTGTGACGGGTCGAGGAGTTTTCGGCGCACGACGAACTTGCAGCGATTAGTTGAGCGGTGATGAAGCTTTACCGTTTAGACAGGAAGACCTCTACACCGATTCAGTTGGATGAAAGAGGCATCGTAAGAAGTGGAACTTAAAAGCTGCAACATATTTGTATTGGGATTAAACAGTCATTCGTGAAAAACTAGCAAAAGGGGTATTTGACAGACAATGCAGCGCGAAACTCGCCAAGCGGCGCAATCACAATGTAGAAATTAAAATGAACGCCTATCCAGCCTATCTTAGAATTACCCATATGCGCGATAAAAAATAGTTCTCAACGGGAAAAAGTGCCGCTTCTGCTTTGAGGTTCATGGGTTCATGGGTTTATGGACTCACTAAAAAAAATAATTGTCAACACAGAAAAAATTTGTTTtcaattttttgttttgttgctaAGCGTATGCTGCACTGCACTTGTGAGTTATAACGTTATAACTGGTTATGACGTTGTGACGGTTGTGAAGTTGTGAAAGTTGTGACATTGCAAATGAATAATTTTTACACACAAGTTCGCGTTTTTCCAAtgaacaagagagagagagagatactaGAGATTTTCAGGACACACTTTAGATTTTACATTTACACTTTACATGGATGGATGGGGATGAGCCGTAAGCTCGTAACCATAGCAATCACGATGACAACCGTTTGCAGGAATCTGTGTTGTGCCAGGTTGTGCACATGACATTTTTCGCTTTCGATTTGCGTACTCTTGTGTAGACACTGAGTGTAAGGAGCCACGAATCATCAAGTGAGGTCCGTTTTTTGCTTTTCAACGAAATTCTGTAGCGACAAAGGTTATCCTGGCAAGGGCAAGTGAAGGCAAACCATTGGGCAAACTACAAGAAATCGACTCAAGTTTCAGACTCAACTAGTGCTGGTGGCGTTGCCAGCAGAACTCCATTTCGAAAGATATTCATTATGAGTATTTATCGATGTTTACTCTCCCGTGAAATTAGAAATTACCCGATAATTTCTGTATTTTTATCCTTGGAGGAATTCTGTACGTTCCTGCTATACTGAAGTGCAGGTTGCACGAAATATATTCGTACAAGAAAACTGTGGGGGGTTTTGTCGTAAGATCTATGAGAGGGGAAGTTGCTGGGAGAGCTTGTACCTTACATTGACATTGTTTTGCAGTCTTCCAGTGGAGCTTCTGATCCCTCGTGAAATGACAACTCCGACCAACGGGAATGATGGCTCCACCAATCAGCGGATACAAGTTGAAGTTTGTCGCTCGTCGACTCGCACAGACTCTCTGTGGAGGGCTGCATGTCGGTTGTCGGAATGTTTCCCCCGCATTCCACGGTGCCCAGGCCGTCCTCTTCCTCTGGCCATTGTTCGTTGGAGGAGCCCTGACAATATTTGTCGAAGGAGAGCTCCTAGAACCGTATTTGGCTCTGGGAATGGCCGGAGCTCTCGGAGCCGTTGCTGTTGTCGCCGTTGAAGTCGCGGTTCTCGTGCTGCGGAGTAAGAGCATCGAAGCCTTTGAGGACCCCAGTAAGGTAGAGATTTGCCCGCAAACCTTGCACTATAGCCATTTTCGTAGATACGGGCTACCTCCAATCGTCTGCGGCAACACTGTGACATTGCATGTCCACAATTTGAGAGGGGGGGGAGGAGGTACCGAGTGGGAAGGGTTGAGGCTTGGGCTAGTCGGTTatgagacatctgaactgagagcgcaagaagTGTTATATAGGCCAAACTGGGCGATGCATTAATGATCGCTTGCGCGAACACCGAAACCACgtgaacaacaagaaaaaagaggggTGGTTGGCTTATCATTGTAACACTCATGGATGTGAACCTATCTATCGAGATTGCCATATCATTGCAAGAGACAAGACTAAACTAACGAGGGAAATAATAGCAGCAGAAAAGACCATCAAGATGCGTGCGTAACCACACCTGCTGAACTGTTCTTCCTCGGAACCCGTGTGCACAGAACCGGTGTGCCCAGAAAgtgacacgtgtgctgtgaaggtgatttcttcttttttttttttttttttgctcattttcttcaataaacttagttggaagttagcgcccgtcctgtctgtttctccgttctttgtccgtgtttcttgcgctctcagttcagatgtaCCGAGTGGGCCAGTCAAGCATTGGCAGAGCCTCTCAGTCAGGAACCTCCATTACTACTTTTAACTGAGATTGTTAATAGGACTGTCTCTGTTTCAAATATCTGGAGTCCCTCGATTCTGTCTTTACTAAACACGATCATCCACGAGCGCGTAGCGAATTTCCGTTAAATGTCCCGTCAAGGTCTGTTCTAAAAAATAGTCCAAACACAGACACATCCTTTAAAACTCAACACGTTAACAATTATTTAATTGTTGCGTACACTGGTGCGTTGGATTTTAAATGACAAGGTCTGTTCCTTTCTCCAACCCAcctctttccctttcttttcagTCGGATGTTGTCACCTACACCTCAGCAGACGACAACCGACAACCACCACTAAAGACGAAAGGCGCAGCCGTTCGATTCCTTTTTCCGGCGACCAAGCCCGTAACATTGGTCTTGTCCTGCTCTCTGGTGTCTGGTCTCGCAATGCTGGGCCTACTAGATGTGGCCTTACCTTCTCAGGTAGAATTAGAGAACCGCACGGGCTTACCCAAAGGCCCGAGCCCAGCCCCTTGGACTGGGCTCGGATTTGACATTGTGGGCCCGAGCCCATGTTACCCCACGGTCAGTTAGCCACTGTCAAGTTTGACGGCCCACTCCAGTGGTCCGGGAAACCTAGAGATTCTTCAGGCTTGAGCCATTGGGCCGGGCAGGTAAATCGAAGGAAAGCTGCCGAGTAAACCATTAATGTCCAGGGGATGTCCCAGATTGCTCCCAAACATCCTGGATATCACTTATGTCGAGGGGATGTCCCAGAGTGCTCCCAAACATCCTGGATATCACATATGTCCAGGGGATGTCCCAGATTGCTCCCAAACATCCTGGATATCACATATGTCCAGTGGATATCCACTGCATGTCCAAGAAGCGACATCACAGTTGTCCCACACAGGATATCCTATGAACATACCATGGATATCGAGGTGCAGCATGTACAGTTTTACATGTGGCTAAACATGTGGCTCGTGCGGTGCTCTAGGTACAATAACTGCTGGTGTCTAAGCTATGGTGGCCAAATCCTTCTGTCTCCACATAGCTGTCGACGCATTGGCACAGCCCGCTGCTGGGATATCTATTCTGTCTGTTGTGCTGGGTGTCGTCCTGCACAGTGTTGTGGTCGCTGGTAGTGAGCCCTCCTCCAGAAGTGGCCACGTACGTCCCAAATCCGAGTCACATCTTGGCAACAATGTTTCGTCCCTTCTACCTGCTGGTTTTGATTGTGGTTGCCCGAACTGCCAGGTAATAATTGCAACGTGCTGATGACCGTTAACTGATCTCCTCTGTACACATTGTTATCTGCTCTGAAAATTTTGTTACTCTCTTTTGCTATGTTTGCGCTTGTCTTTTGTTTTAGACCTGGAGCACAAACAGTGGGAAAAGTTAATAAAAGTAAGTTATAAGCTAAAACAAACAAGTAAATTGAAGCATTGTCATTTTCGTTTAACTTCAAGTACATACCCTACTTTGTTGTGAGTCGATATCTTTTGCTGCATTATCATTTATTAGCGCACACAAAGAGGTTCATTGACAGGTTTCGTTCATTTATCTCGCTAAATTGAAAGCAATAAGCTACCATTAGGGTTCTTCATGCTCGGGTTTTACTATTTTCGAAAttgggggggggtaaaaatcgggtaattTTTTCAGAAGCAAATTCGGGGAAAGAATGTGATGTTTTCTGTCACGTGACCTATGTTATCGGGAGTTTCTAGGTGAAACTAAAATTGTGTTGATAATGAAAATTAATtattaatttaaaaaaattaatgaaGCTGCCAAGatgattgcattttttttttgcacactaTTTTTATTGTATCCCGATTGCAACACCCTGACCTTGACAGAATACAAAAGATAAGACGCTACACATTTACGAGCGTTTCACACTGATTCATTTACATACATAATTGACGTAGACAACGAAAATTAGATGAGGCAGGCCAACAAgtatggacgacacaaacacgtaagcctcgAACGCCCAGGAATTAagcaactcagggaaaaggtgctgacgccaggaatcaaACCGGGGTCTTCCGATTTCCAGACAGATGTGTAgcggtagcatatctgacctgAAATCAGAAGACTCATGTTCGATTCCTGGCATCAGCACCTTTTCCTTGGGTTACGTAATTGCTCGCATGCAAAGCAAATCATCATTCATTCAGGGCCTGTCTGGCCTCTGAACAGCTGAGAGAACATTCTTTCGGCATCACAGCTGCCATGAGGCAGGCACAACAAAACGGGCTAAAGCCAGAAACTGATCATTCCAAAATGCACAGGTATTTCCTTGGGTGCTAAAGAATCGAGGTTGATGACGTGATTGATCCCTTTCGTGCCTTACTGTGGCAATATCTGAAGTTGAAGAACCTCGTGGAAtgtggggagaaatcgggttacATCCGAATTTCAGAAAGTTGGTTCCGGGTGCAAATATCgcgaaaaatcgggtttcacccaaAGACGAAGAACCCTAGGTATAATTTCTAATGAACAAGAACACAAAGTGAAAATCAGAAAGATATGAAGAATGAAGCGCATGAACCAATAAATCATTTAATGCGACGATTTATTTGTTAACCTGCTTCATTATTCTTATCTTTCTGATGTTCTAATGGAAAGTGATTTGTGACTTTCGTTTATCAGGGTGATCTTCTATTATATCCTACCGATAGAGCGACAAAAATAGGACAAACCCAGCTTTTTGAGGTTCATAAAATAGAACAGCGAGTTCCGATGTATGAATGCGTCGATCTAAAGCCGTCACATTTTTTAACTTGGATCGCTGTCATCACATGAGAATTGACTGGTGGTGTCATTCCAGGAGTACTGTAAGCAGCGATACCTGGTGGATGTCTGCCGTTGAACGCAATGCAGTGCTGTGCATTGCCAGCCTACCTTTGCTCTTTCTGCTGGGCGTATTACCACCAATAGAGGCTCTGCTTTATTGGCTGCCGGAATGGATAAACACACACTTATTTGGCGGATCACCATCTCCGCACGTTGTCAGGTACGTTAGTGTACCTTGTACTAGGgttaatagacgatttcaggaaatcccagtgctcctcgTGTATgtgttgcatcctgggagattactgtcGTGAGGAACAGACCCTCACATTTCACTTTTGCTGACCTTGACGCCTCGTGGGCAATGGACCCAGAGATGAGAAACGGTTTGGATACCTCCTCTTCTATCTGATAAACAATTTCCCATAGTTCACAGCAACGCTacgctctctgggattttctccAATCATCTATTGCGTTCGGTGACGATCGACACGCACAGGATTTGATGTACACTCTTATACGTACAGAAAATTATGAGATTGAGGAATAATCTGACATTTTTCAACAATGCCTCGGAACTTTCAAAGATTTCTTCCGTAATACTGACAAATAAAATTTCAGTTTAGTCTCGGAATCTGTGAGAGGGTACGAGACCTTTAAAAGGCAAAGGTTCTATCAAGAACACACATACATACCAGGATCAAATGTACATTGTCAGAGGATGGAAGCATAAGAAAGGGCTAATAAAAAGAGGTCAAATCTGCCAAGTGGAAACATCAATGGAAGGTTATAAACGGCTGCAAGTTTAAAAAAATTTTTACAACTGTAAGTTGTACTCTACTGCTCCGTCTCACGCTGCTTCGACGCTgactttctttttggtaaataTCCTTCGGACACCGGCCAAGAAATGGGGGGAAAATACCGCATCTACACTTAGTGTGTGCATCCCCttgcttaaagtagcacagaagccgttttaacaccctgttttcgttccgtaaaactgttaagtaggccagtaaaatgcaccttgagaagtaattcacccgagagagtcataattatagcagaaattgaatttaaagcaTGCCACAGTGCACAACGGTGGCGGAGAGCAGCAACAGCCGGTGATCCTGCGCTGGCGATTGGTTCAGATGCGCTCGCACTGGTGCAGTGTTGGTCAGACGTGCTGACGCGcttgctgattggttcagatAAATGTCTGCTAGACAGCTGTTCAGGGCTCTGAAGAAGCAGTGCACACAAGAAAACTCCGGGGCAATAATATCCTCCATGCGCACGGTCACCTGTTCAATCCCCTCCCCGACGTAACAGGTTTACTGATTACAAAAGGAGAAAGCCCTCACAAAATGACGAGCACTGACTTGGGCTGACCGCGCTGACGTTATGCCGTCGTCGTTCGTCATTCACCTCCTCGTTACAGCCCGCGGGGGTAGTTGAGGGTGAACTAGCGCGGCTATGCTTGTGTACGTTTTTTTCTGGGGAAAATCGCgtacatcaaaaccttttgtgcCGTTTGTCAAATTGACGCATATACTTGCATTTTGGATGGCCCACTGTACTCCTTCAAAGCGTGCATCCCCCTGACCTCAGTCAACGAGTAATTTGCGACAAAGCCTCTTGGAGGCTCTATCTGTTGTGCTTGTCCCTAGATGGAGCTCATTTCCCTATCTGCTCCCCTCACCTCTCACGTCTTTTCCTGGAGACttgactgtgcgggtgttcggAGGTTCATATTGTAATGACATCCGAGAAAAATCGTGACGACCTATTAATAAAGAGTGCACAATTTTCGCGAGGGGGGGACACAACCTCCCCCATTGCTTCCCTCACATTGTTTCTGCATCCTGCCTACACTGATTGTGAACTAACTTGGACGTGTGTCCCTGCAGGACATACGTGATGTTGTTTCTGTCCGTGGGTGCTGTCCTGCTCTGTCTTCCACCGCACCACCTATGGGCCACACTCTGTGCCTGCTTCTGCGGATTCATCCTGTCCTTAGACTTGGGTACGGTGGGGAATCCCAGGGTGGTTGTTTCGTAGTAGTGCGCCTAGGTGACGAATAGcgtattctttttttcctcttcttctagCACCAGCCTATCAGTGGCTTTGTGCAGGGCCATGTCTGAA contains:
- the LOC135397325 gene encoding mediator of RNA polymerase II transcription subunit 17-like isoform X1 encodes the protein MSTPATSVNISVEAGQEYQVQEIAYDGQEIYVQPCSMSENLTKLAQKIDFGKTDGSSLDSAMDTSASGEEQKASFQPSLWPWDSVRSKLRNALTEVSVLSDVLNIAKQKHYMVLDPVSQEQPEHKPVAMMLAKKKALASAATTLLNGAECLRTSQAEAAGRMRLVPDFHVELLHMRQNWRLKKVGNTILGDLSYRSAGSRFWQSGTFEVSKSAQALAITKQPTTPEIGTSGAPPRGSSLKVTLPSELEGISYIQVTIQKDTETIASGQLSINLPQNAFSNPDSAWQQRLEAAQNVLFCRELFSQLAREAVQLQPSIPNLVVGNEITTSLFPGIQLCIGLCHRTLQDRKPVPPPARLDHKHVLEHSLHQLLREYHYSALHHSAPRPASAVMGLGRRRRLAGPHAYDRARLAETLHSETLLEKIIAQTQHVVMRLRTMSVIDQFASEVKDPLVVAHWMCMSSPINNSVKINILSQGYEVICRTPLVIQIEEKNLKAICRDGRVINLSYEPQELRYLLMCQVAQHQVNAVQTLAKFVSWKVMSTCSNVGVGPVESVGNSCSILMASPTGDKVISVRCSPQSGAHVSVSSSPQQQDFYPSTLVRDRKWHNLSGSFREVCLSRMHGKSFLAKMELLMAALTT
- the LOC135397325 gene encoding mediator of RNA polymerase II transcription subunit 17-like isoform X2 codes for the protein MSTPATSVNISVEAGQEYQVQEIAYDGQEIYVQPCSMSENLTKLAQKIDFGKTDGSSLDSAMDTSASGEEQKASFQPSLWPWDSVRSKLRNALTEVSVLSDVLNIAKQKHYMVLDPVSQEQPEHKPVAMMLAKKKALASAATTLLNGAECLRTSQAEAAGRMRLVPDFHVELLHMRQNWRLKKVGNTILGDLSYRSAGSRFWQSGTFEVSKSAQALAITKQPTTPEIGTSGAPPRGSSLKVTLPSELEGISYIQVTIQKDTETIASGQLSINLPQNAFSNPDSAWQQRLEAAQNVLFCRELFSQLAREAVQLQPSIPNLVVGNEITTSLFPGIQLCIGLCHRTLQDRKPVPPPARLDHKHVLEHSLHQLLREYHYSALHHSAPRPASAVMGLGRRRRLAGPHAYDRARLAETLHSETLLEKIIAQTQHVVMRLRTMSVIDQFASEVKDPLVVAHWMCMSSPINNSVKINILSQGYEVICRTPLVIQIEEKNLKAICRDGRVINLSYEPQELRYLLMCQGDLCTMQPTVWCARVRLFVPTATRLLPINAGPGSKVAQPEWLLQRGLPLAYAWQVISRKDGAAHGSTNNLTHILYKSRPVIKSMRNTFQKEQTLCTLVKNCPSSIHASRHPHC